The sequence below is a genomic window from bacterium.
GGGCACGTACACGTCATCAAGGGTGTAGTCGTAACTGGCGGTGGCCTGAAGGCCCATCACGTCCCAGTTGCCGGTGATCTGGGCTTTCTCCACCGGGTAGATGGCGAACAAGAAGCGAGGGTCGGTTCCCTCAGGCTCCTCGGTGAACACTCCCGCGCCGGCCCACTGGGCGTGGTTGATACCGCTGCCGAACGAGTAGCGGCCACTTACTCGGAAGCCGTTGCCGTCAGGAACTGCGGTGCCGTTAGGAGCGAACTGCCCGGCCGACAGTGGCACCCCGTCGGCGAACATCCGTTCGATGTGCTCGTCGGGACACCAGGCCCCGAAGTAGGCCGTGGCCGCACAACTGGCCATCAGGCACCACCCCACCGAGCCATCGGCCCGGGATATCTCGGCCCATATGTCGATGCATTCGTTTATGGAGAGCTCAACCCCGCCCACCGCCTCCGGCACCATCACCTTGTGCAGCTCGGCGTCCACTAAGGCATTCACCGTTTCCTGGGGGATGGGTAGCCCGTCGGTCTTGGCCGCGTTCTCGTCGATCAGCGAACGCAACTCTCGGGCCCGGTCAAGATATTCGCTGGCCATGCCAAGACCCTAGAAGCCAGCACTCGCAGAGGAGAACCCGATGAGTTCGGACATTGGACAACGCATCCCTTGCTCGGCAGTAGGGTCGGCGGGGTGGACCAGGTACTCACGTTTCGCGGCGGGGCGGTGCCGGTGTCGGCGGTTGTCTGGCGCTTTAGTCCCTCGGGCGGGCCGGGGGGTCAGCACGCCAATCGGTCGAATACCCGGGTAGAGGGGGTGGTTGATCTTGCCACGGCTGGTGATATGGCCCCAGAGGTCCGCCAGAAGCTGATCGACCGGCTGGGCGATGAGCTGCGAGTAGTGGTTGACGACACTCGGTCACAAGCTCGCAACCGCGAGATAGCGCTCGACCGACTAGAGAAGCGCCTCCGCAGCGGGATCGTTACCGCCAAGCCGCGCAAGCCGACCCGCTTTATCGCAACTTCACCGCCGCCTCGGGTCTCTAGACACCCGCGGGTTGGCGGGCGGGGAGACCCAGGATCTCGACGGCTTGGGCGGCGGTGGCCACAGGGCGGCCCATGTCGGCGGCCAGCGCCGCGACCTCGGCTACCAGCTCATGGTTGGGCCGGGGGCGGTCGCCGGCGTAGTCCTCGTGGCCCACGCGGAGGTGTCCGCCCCGCTCCAGGGTGAGTTGGGGAATCGGAGATTCGATGAGGTCGCCGCCCACCACTGCGGCGAACCACGGCAGGTCGCAGCCGGCCAACTCCAGCATCTCCAGATAGGCATCCAGCGCCTTTTCGGTAGGGGGCAGGCCAAAGCTCACGCTGTCGCCGATAGCGAAGTAGCCGCCCGGCCCGCCGAGGTAGAACTTCACAAACGAGCCGGGGGTGAGCTGGCCGTAGCGCCAGTAGGAAAGCACGTTGCGCAGAAAACCAGGCTCGAAGATGGCGAAGTGCATGCCCAGGCCCAGCCGGTTGCACTGCTCGATGGCCACCTCCATGTCGGCATAGGTGTTGATGTACACGTGGCTGTTGGGATCGGGCAAGCCATTGGCTCCGGCCTTGCCCAAGATCATGGTGCCGGGGTCGATGAACCCCAGCCGCTGCAAGCCGCCTTCAGCCAGATGCTCCAGATGGCCGAGCTTTTCGGCCATGTTTTGGCCCCAGCCCAAGGTGGGCAGTACCAGCACGTCAGGGTCAGTGGCCACCCACGGCTCAAAGGTGGCCCGATACTCGGCGGCGGCCTCTTCCGCTGGCACCCTCATGTTGGCGATATGGCAGTGAATGATGGTGGCCCCGGCCTCTATGCAGGCCAAGCCCTCTTCGATGAGCTCCTCCCGACTGATGGGCACGTGGGGATTGCGCTCCCGGGTGGTGGTGCCGTTGAGGGCGACTTCGATGATGACCGGCGTGGTGTCCATGGCCTGAGAGTACCGTCGGGAGTCGTGGGGGAGTCCAGCAACGCCGACGAGTGCGGCACGGCCACCACGTGAAGGGCACGGAACCATGAGTCGGGAGTGGAAGGCGCTGTGGTTGGTTTCGCTAGCCTCGGCCGCCAGCTCCCTGGACGTGACGCTGATGTTCGTGGCCTACCCGGAGATCATCGACACCTTCAGCGGCACGCCGGCCACCCAGGTGTCGTGGGTGATCAGCGGCTACAACATCATGGTGGCGGCCCTGCTCATTCCGGCGGGGCGCCTAGCCGACCGGATCGGCCACCGACGGGTGTTCTTGTGGGCCATCGCCATCTTCGTTACCGGCTCAGCCGCAGTGGGGCTGGCCCCCAACGCTCCGGCCATGATCGCAGCCCGGTGTTACCAGGCCTTCGGCGGCTCCAGCCTCATCACCTCCGGTCTGGCCCTGGTGATGTCCACCCTCGGCCCCCAGCGGAGGGCCATCGCGGTAGGGGTGTGGTCCACCGTGGCCGGCGTAGTGGCCTCTCTCGCCCCCACGCTGGGAGCGCTGGCCATCGAGTTCGCCTCGTGGCGGGCCGGGTTCTTCCTGGTTGCGCCGGTGGGTGTGGCGGTGCTGGCCCGCCGGAGCCTCATCACTGAGTCGGTGCCGGACGAGGATGCCGAACTGCCCGACATGGTTGGAGTGGTCTTGGCTGGCATCAGCACGGCTGCGCTGGTGCTGGGCATCGTCCAGTTCAATGAGTGGGGATCGGACGACCCCCTGGTCATTGGCGCATTTGCAGCGGCCGTGGTGGGCATGGCGGCGTTCCTGGTTCGCTGCGGTCGGCATCCCTCACCGGTGATCGACCTGGACCTGTTCCGCCACCGGGTATTCGCGTCCACCGCAGTCGTGGCCGTGCTGGTGGGGGTGGCGTTCTTCGGCGTCTTTCTGGCCCTGGTGCAATTCCTCCGGGGGCCGTGGGGGTATTCCACCCTGGCCGCAGGACTGCTGCTCACCCCGCTCACCGCGGCATCCAGCACGGTGGGCTATGCCACCGGCCGGATCATGGAGCGCTTCGGACACCGGGTGGTCATGGTGCCCGCGGCCGGCTGCATCGCATTGGGCTGCGTGTGGGTGGCAGCTTTTGCCGGTCCGGAGAGGGAATGGGCGGCAGTGTGGTTTCCGGCCGCGCTGTTGATGGGTTTCGGTGTGGGCACCACATTCCCCGGAGTCAACAGCGCCATCGCCTTTGGCGTGCCCCCCGGCCAATTGGGGCTGGCCGCGGGCACTGTGCAGACCGTCATTCGCATCGGCGGAGCCGTCGGAGTGGCCGTCGGAGTGGCCATGTTGGGGGGTGATTTGGACGACTACGACCTGTTTTTTACCGTCTTGGCCGTCGTTTGCGGGGTTGCCGGGTTGGCCGCTTTAGGCATGGTCACCCACAAGAAGGAAAACTGAGTGGAATACCCTCAACTTCTGGCGGTTATCCATAGAGGAACGAGAAAATCAAGGCGATACGAGGTGCATGCTGATGCTTGACCCCAACCGGTGGACGCTGAAGACCAGGGAGGCATTCAACGACGCCACCGCCATGGCTCAATCGAAGAGCCACCCCGAGGTTACCCCCGACCATTTGATGTTGGCCCTGATCGGCCAGGCCGAAGGGGTGGTGCTGCCAGTGTTGCAGCGCACGGGGGTGGCGCTGCCCGAGTTGCGAGCCCAGTTGGAGGCCGCGCTCAGCCAGTTGCCGTCCGCCTACGGCACCGAAGTCCGCACATCCCGCGACCTGGTCAAGACCGTGGACACCGCCGATGTTGCCCGCACCGAGTTGGGCGACGAATACCTGTCTACCGAACACCTGCTGCTTGCCATGGCCGATCGGGTTGGGGTGGGCCGTAACCGGCTGCTGGAAGCGCTGGCCGAGGTGCGGGGATCGCACCGGGTGACCTCCACCACGCCGGAAGGCTCCTACCAGGCGCTGGAGAAGTACGGGCGGGACCTCACCGTGCTGGCCCGGGACGGCAAGCTCGATCCGGTGATCGGACGGGACGAGGAGATCCGCCGGACCATCCAGGTGCTGAGCCGTCGCACCAAGAACAACCCGGTGCTGATCGGCGAACCCGGCGTGGGCAAGACCGCGATTGTGGAGGGCTTGGCCCTTCGCATCGCCGACGGCGACGTGCCCGAGGGATTGAAGAACAAGCGGCTGGTGGCCCTCGACATGTCGGCCATGGTGGCCGGGGCCAAGTACCGGGGAGAGTTCGAGGAGCGGCTCAAGGCGGTGCTGAAGGAGATCACCGACGCCGACGGCGAGGTGATCACGTTCATGGACGAGCTCCACACCATCGTGGGAGCGGGAGCGGCCGAGGGGGCCATGGACGCCGGCAACATGATCAAGCCCATGCTGGCCCGGGGCGAGCTGCGCATGATCGGCGCCACCACGCTGGACGAGTTCCGCACCCACATCGAGAAGGACGCCGCCCTGGAGCGCCGCTTTCAACAGGTTTACGTGGGAGAGCCGTCGGTGGAGGATGCCATAGCCATCCTGCGGGGGCTCAAAGAGCGTTATGAGGTCCACCACGGCGTCCGCATTCAAGACGCCGCCCTGGTGTCGGCCGCCGTGCTGTCCGACCGATACGTGACCGGGCGATTTCTGCCCGACAAGGCCATCGACTTGGTGGACGAGGCTGCGTCCATGCTCCGCATCGAGATCGACTCCATGCCCACCGAGATCGATGTGGTGGACCGCCGTATCCGCCAGCTCGAGATCGAGCAGGTGGCGCTGGCCAAGGAGTCCGACGAGGCATCAGCCGAGCGGTTAGAGGCCCTCGAAGAAGAGCTGGCCAACCTGCGAGAGGAGCTGGCCGGGATGCAGGCCCACTGGCAGTCGGAAAAGGAGGCCATCGGCCAGATCAGAACGCTGAAGGAGGAGCACGACGCCCTCAGCACCGCCCTGGACCGGGAAGTTGATCTAGAGCGAGCCGCCGAGATCCGCTACGGCAAGCTGCCCGAGCTGGAGCGCCAGATCGCCGACGCCGACCACCGATTGGCCGAGCTCCAAGCCGACCGGCAGATGTTGAAGGAGGAGGTCGATCCCGACGACGTGGCCGCAGTGGTGTCCCGGTGGACCGGGGTACCGGTCACCCGCCTGATGGAAGGCGAGACTGACAAGCTCCTGCGCCTGGAATCGGTGCTGAGCCAGCGGGTCATTGGCCAAGACGAACCAGTGCATCTGGTGGCCTCGGCCATTCGCCGCAGCCGGGCCGGGTTGTCGGATCCGAACCGGCCCATCGGATCGTTCCTGTTCATCGGCCCCACTGGCGTGGGCAAGACCGAGCTGGCCCGCACGCTGGCCGACTTCTTGTTCGACGATGAGCGGGCCGTGGTCCGCATCGACATGTCGGAGTACATGGAGAAGCACAGCG
It includes:
- a CDS encoding MFS transporter gives rise to the protein MSREWKALWLVSLASAASSLDVTLMFVAYPEIIDTFSGTPATQVSWVISGYNIMVAALLIPAGRLADRIGHRRVFLWAIAIFVTGSAAVGLAPNAPAMIAARCYQAFGGSSLITSGLALVMSTLGPQRRAIAVGVWSTVAGVVASLAPTLGALAIEFASWRAGFFLVAPVGVAVLARRSLITESVPDEDAELPDMVGVVLAGISTAALVLGIVQFNEWGSDDPLVIGAFAAAVVGMAAFLVRCGRHPSPVIDLDLFRHRVFASTAVVAVLVGVAFFGVFLALVQFLRGPWGYSTLAAGLLLTPLTAASSTVGYATGRIMERFGHRVVMVPAAGCIALGCVWVAAFAGPEREWAAVWFPAALLMGFGVGTTFPGVNSAIAFGVPPGQLGLAAGTVQTVIRIGGAVGVAVGVAMLGGDLDDYDLFFTVLAVVCGVAGLAALGMVTHKKEN
- a CDS encoding acyl-CoA dehydrogenase family protein is translated as MASEYLDRARELRSLIDENAAKTDGLPIPQETVNALVDAELHKVMVPEAVGGVELSINECIDIWAEISRADGSVGWCLMASCAATAYFGAWCPDEHIERMFADGVPLSAGQFAPNGTAVPDGNGFRVSGRYSFGSGINHAQWAGAGVFTEEPEGTDPRFLFAIYPVEKAQITGNWDVMGLQATASYDYTLDDVYVPGAATFDMFDLNVYRGGPLYKLGVLPLTAAGHAGFAIGVVQRGLDELLAVARSKHRMGDATPMAQSDRFIHEIGELESRFRAACCWLHDTFTSAEHTVIETGAPDPLEALLTRQATAFITQEGADILRRAYLLAGTDALRSGGLQRAFRDIHAGTQHYFASAGPALELGQALLAAAPDNPLNA
- a CDS encoding 3-keto-5-aminohexanoate cleavage protein encodes the protein MDTTPVIIEVALNGTTTRERNPHVPISREELIEEGLACIEAGATIIHCHIANMRVPAEEAAAEYRATFEPWVATDPDVLVLPTLGWGQNMAEKLGHLEHLAEGGLQRLGFIDPGTMILGKAGANGLPDPNSHVYINTYADMEVAIEQCNRLGLGMHFAIFEPGFLRNVLSYWRYGQLTPGSFVKFYLGGPGGYFAIGDSVSFGLPPTEKALDAYLEMLELAGCDLPWFAAVVGGDLIESPIPQLTLERGGHLRVGHEDYAGDRPRPNHELVAEVAALAADMGRPVATAAQAVEILGLPARQPAGV
- a CDS encoding AAA family ATPase, giving the protein MLDPNRWTLKTREAFNDATAMAQSKSHPEVTPDHLMLALIGQAEGVVLPVLQRTGVALPELRAQLEAALSQLPSAYGTEVRTSRDLVKTVDTADVARTELGDEYLSTEHLLLAMADRVGVGRNRLLEALAEVRGSHRVTSTTPEGSYQALEKYGRDLTVLARDGKLDPVIGRDEEIRRTIQVLSRRTKNNPVLIGEPGVGKTAIVEGLALRIADGDVPEGLKNKRLVALDMSAMVAGAKYRGEFEERLKAVLKEITDADGEVITFMDELHTIVGAGAAEGAMDAGNMIKPMLARGELRMIGATTLDEFRTHIEKDAALERRFQQVYVGEPSVEDAIAILRGLKERYEVHHGVRIQDAALVSAAVLSDRYVTGRFLPDKAIDLVDEAASMLRIEIDSMPTEIDVVDRRIRQLEIEQVALAKESDEASAERLEALEEELANLREELAGMQAHWQSEKEAIGQIRTLKEEHDALSTALDREVDLERAAEIRYGKLPELERQIADADHRLAELQADRQMLKEEVDPDDVAAVVSRWTGVPVTRLMEGETDKLLRLESVLSQRVIGQDEPVHLVASAIRRSRAGLSDPNRPIGSFLFIGPTGVGKTELARTLADFLFDDERAVVRIDMSEYMEKHSVSRLIGAPPGYVGFDEGGQLTEAVRRRPYAVVLLDEIEKAHPEVFNVLLQLMDDGRLTDGQGRTVDFTNAVLIMTSNLAVDPKEYFRPEFVNRIDDIVTFGDLKPEHLAQIVDLQIDRLAERLSDRRIHLVVPDDVRAKLTADGYDPAYGARPLKRVIQRELADHLAEAVLSGKIAEGATATAALDSSGEIAIG